In Heteronotia binoei isolate CCM8104 ecotype False Entrance Well chromosome 4, APGP_CSIRO_Hbin_v1, whole genome shotgun sequence, a genomic segment contains:
- the LOC132570142 gene encoding uncharacterized protein LOC132570142 encodes MGGSQSTNTPLDCMLAHFKEGFTDDYGGPGQTPFRLRAFCESEWPTFGVGWPAEGSFSVDLAQKVYHIVVTPPGDHPDQFPYIDSWLSLLQKPPPWLKQCMKSTKNIMVVKPQERPLRTKSGCRPQRAGSAPDLGKASYPSKAEGRDPQELLRSQSKPIYPTLEGGMEALDFEWPPPYVPAPPPAPPLPAVQHVGAAGGGERVPVQATPPAVPAPALGTPPAAGVRQHPMVTRSQVPASSGSTPWRGEFPWWSPALAEILERRMGARRGSFPGCPASPAVASLPPPGSPLEQIVRDPGSAVRVKTQAAEDEEGAPTGSTAALPDPSASPSSPVAQVMPLRQVQTPQFLGQNGQVLGGQSRYLYTPFSSADLLNWKTHTASYTEKPEALTNLLTSIMGTHSPTFSDCQQLFLTLFTTEERQRIFRAAKKKAEEATPAGEANPAQWLTDSFPDADPGWDANNTEHMRLLRAYRGYLIAGMQEASKKATNMSKIGEVLQKPEEAPGAFLERLYEAYRLYSPFDPEAAENQRMVNCAFVSQAASDIKRKLQKQEGFAGMNITQLLEIAQKVFVNREQEVKKAEDKKMKMKAALLAAAIGERNRNQNNGRAPAVPQRGPQRTGAVGGRDLSFMIDTGAEFSVVNTQVAPTTRQTVPIAGATGKTGPRPFLQERICDLGTHLVQHRFLYVPECPLPLLGRDLLSKLRAAIYFEEDGQASVEFRAKPAGVLVLTCPLEEEWRLFQGSPEKSLTDQWASVVPGVWAEDNPPGLARHHAPIIIELQPDVQPVRLRQYPIPWKAIEGIQKHLDRLLKYGILKECQSPWNTPLLPVQKPGTGEFRPCQDLRAVNKKTVTLHPVVPNPYVLLGLVPQQADYFSVLDLKDAFFCLRIAPVSQPIFAFQWQEQSTGRKLQYTWTRLPQGFKNSPTLFSNALAQDLQDFDAVPGECVLIQYADDLLIAAQGQERCYQATLELLDLLWRAGYKVSRKKAQLCQAQVRYLGFHVSQGARTLGRERKEAVCALPEPTSRRQVREFLGAAGFCRVWIPNFALIAKPLYEATKGGERDPFLWTAEQKNAFQELKRLLMEAPALGLPDVEKPFTLFVHERQGVAIGVLTQALGSWQRPVAYLSKQLDSVAKGWPSCIRAVAATAELIKEADKLTLGHELEVQVPHAVLTLMDYKGNYWFTNSRMTKYQAMMCENPRIRLTVTGALNPASLLPISDQPIEHDCIQTMDEIYSSRPDLTDTPLSDPDVEYYTDGSSFMQGEHRYAGYAVVTCQRTVEARPLPPGTSAQKAELIALTRALELAEGVTANIYTDSKYAFLTLHAHGALYKEKGLINAAGKAIRYGPEILKLLEAVWAPRKVAVMHCRAHQKPLSPVSMGNRRADEAAKWAATQGVEQRLEASAYPVFQVKLSEWCPRYSKAEEAWAEAQGASKTRVQGWIQLPDNRLAVPDSLAWPLVLQAHDGTHFGKTALAELLDRQVYIAKLHSLCEKAALRCVSCAQNNPRQGPNRPPGIQHIGTTPFESIITDFTEMPRAGCWKYLLVFVCTYSNWIEAFPTRTEKAAEVVKHLLKSILPFWGLPVTISSDNGPAFVHKIVQEVSRVLHINWKLHAAYRPQSSGKCERANRSIKAQLSKLCQETSLKWPDALPIALFRLRCMPKKGLKVSPYEVVFGRPPPIVKGIKGDPAQIGNLVWFQEIQSLGKAMNDVSKYVLETLPLQVHNPVHPFQPGDSVWVKIWRTQPLQPRWKGPFTVLLSTPTAVKVQGLPRWIHWTHLKRAATDWQVQQAPGNGLRLKLTRRNRPLDLTHRK; translated from the exons ATGGGTGGCTCCCAGTCCACCAACACCCCCTTGGATTGCATGCTGGCACATTTTAAGGAGGGCTTCACTGATGACTATGGCGGGCCGGGTCAGACGCCCTTTCGGCTGAGGGCATTTTGCGAGTCTGAATGGCCGACGTTTGGAGTGGGgtggcccgcagagggctccttCTCAGTGGACTTGGCCCAGAAGGTCTATCATATCGTTGTAACCCCGCCGGGCGACCACCCGGATCAATTCCCTTACATTGACTCATGGCTGTCTTTGCTCCAAAAGCCGCCTCCCTGGTTGAAACAATGTATGAAGTCAACAAAAAATATTATGGTAGTGAAGCCGCAAGAGCGGCCCCTGAGGACGAAAAGCGGCTGCCGCCCTCAGAGGGCTGGCAGCGCACCTGACCTTGGGAAGGCTTCCTACCCCAGTAAAGCTGAAGGGCGCGACCCCCAGGAGCTGTTGCGGTCCCAGTCAAAGCCAATATACCCTACTTTGGAGGGGGGCATGGAGGCACTCGACTTTGAGTGGCCTCCGCCCTACGTCCCTGCGCCTCCACCTGCGCCGCCCCTGCCGGCGGTTCAGCATGTGGGTGCCGCGGGAGGGGGAGAACGGGTCCCCGTTCAGGCAACTCCGCCCGCGGTGCCAGCCCCAGCGTTGGGCACGCCGCCGGCGGCAGGGGTGAGGCAGCATCCTATGGTCACAAGGTCCCAGGTGCCGGCGTCTTCAGGTTCGACGCCATGGAGAGGGGAGTTCCCGTGGTGGAGCCCTGCCTTGGCAGAGATCCTTGAGAGGAGAATGGGAGCCAGGAGAGGTTCTTTCCCGGGTTGCCCCGCTTCTCCCGCCGTCGCCAGCTTGCCCCCTCCCGGTTCTCCCCTGGAGCAAATTGTGCGCGACCCCGGCAGTGCAGTTCGGGTTAAGACCCAGGCGGCTGAAGATGAGGAAGGTGCCCCAACAGGGAGCACAGCTGCTCTGCCCGACCCGAGCGCCTCACCCAGCTCCCCGGTGGCTCAGGTCATGCCACTGCGGCAGGTTCAGACACCTCAGTTTTTGGGACAAAACGGGCAGGTGCTGGGAGGTCAGAGCCGCTACCTTTATACTCCCTTCTCTTCTGCCGACCTTTTAAATTGGAAAACTCATACGGCCTCCTACACCGAGAAGCCAGAAGCTCTTACAAATCTTCTGACTAGCATAATGGGGACTCATAGCCCAACGTTCTCGGACTGCCAGCAGCTTTTCTTGACCCTTTTCACGACTGAAGAGCGTCAGCGTATTTTTAGAGCAGCCAAAAAGAAGGCTGAGGAAGCAACCCCAGCCGGGGAGGCTAACCCTGCCCAGTGGTTGACCGACAGTTTCCCAGATGCTGACCCTGGTTGGGATGCAAACAACACGGAACATATGAGGCTCTTAAGAGCTTATAGAGGTTACCTTATAGCTGGCATGCAGGAAGCATCTAAAAAGGCCACCAACATGAGTAAGATCGGAGAGGTCTTGCAGAAGCCAGAGGAGGCCCCCGGAGCCTTCCTTGAGCGATTGTATGAGGCCTACCGCTTGTACTCGCCCTTTGACCCTGAAGCAGCCGAGAATCAGCGGATGGTAAACTGTGCGTTTGTGAGCCAGGCCGCGTCAGACATAAAGCGaaagctgcagaagcaggaagggtttgcaggCATGAATATCACTCAGTTGCTAGAAATTGCTCAGAAGGTGTTTGTGAATCGGGAACAGGAAGTTAAAAAGGCAGAAGATAAAAAGATGAAAATGAAGGCCGCCCTGCTTGCCGCGGCTATAGGGGAGCGAAATCGGAACCAAAACAATGGAAGGGCTCCCGCCGTGCCCCAAAGGGGACCCCAAAGGACAGGAGCT GTGGGGGGCCGTGATCTATCGTTCATGATTGATACCGGCGCTGAGTTTTCGGTCGTAAATACGCAGGTGGCCCCCACCACCAGACAGACTGTGCCCATTGCAGGAGCCACTGGGAAAACCGGCCCAAGACCTTTCCTCCAAGAACGTATTTGTGATTTGGGAACACATTTGGTCCAGCACAGATTCTTATATGTTCCTGAATGCCCTCTCCCTCTGTTGGGTCGCGACCTCCTATCCAAATTAAGAGCGGCCATCTATTTCGAGGAAGATGGCCAAGCCAGTGTAGAGTTCCGGGCTAAGCCCGCTGGTGTTCTTGTGCTCACTTGCCCTCTGGAAGAGGAGTGGCGACTCTTCCAGGGATCCCCAGAGAAAAGCCTCACAGATCAGTGGGCCTCCGTTGTCCCTGGGGTGTGGGCAGAAGACAATCCACCGGGCTTGGCCCGCCACCATGCTCCAATCATTATTGAACTTCAACCAGATGTGCAGCCTGTTCGCCTGCGGCAGTATCCCATCCCTTGGAAGgccatagaaggcattcaaaaacATTTGGACAGATTACTGAAATATGGCATCCTCAAAGAGTGCCAGAGCCCTTGGAACACTCCACTGCTCCCAGTTCAAAAGCCTGGCACAGGCGAGTTCAGGCCATGCCAGGATCTACGCGCAGTGAATAAAAAGACTGTAACCTTGCACCCGGTGGTGCCAAACCCCTATGTTTTGTTGGGGTTGGTGCCACAACAGGCGGACTATTTCTCAGTCTTGGATCTCAAAGATGCGTTCTTTTGCCTGCGGATTGCCCCTGTGAGTCAGCCCATATTTGCGTTCCAATGGCAGGAGCAGAGCACTGGAAGAAAGCTCCAGTACACTTGGACGCGCCTTCCCCAAGGTTTCAAAAACAGCCCTACTCTTTTCTCCAATGCCTTAGCACAAGACCTGCAGGACTTTGACGCCGTCCCGGGTGAGTGTGTTCTaattcagtatgctgatgacttgTTAATAGCTGCCCAAGGACAGGAGCGCTGCTACCAGGCGACCCTCGAACTTTTGGATTTGCTATGGAGAGCAGGGTATAAGGTGTCAAGGAAGAAGGCACAGTTGTGCCAAGCCCAAGTGCGGTATTTAGGGTTCCACGTATCCCAGGGAGCTCGCACATTGGGCCGCGAAAGGAAAGAAGCTGTTTGcgccctgccagagcccacgtCCAGACGTCAGGTTCGAGAGTTTCTGGGGGCAGCAGGGTTCTGTCGAGTATGGATCCCGAATTTCGCCTTGATTGCCAAGCCCCTGTACGAAGCTACTAAAGGAGGGGAGCGGGACCCGTTCCTGTGGACAGCCGAGCAGAAAAACGCTTTTCAAGAGCTGAAACGGCTGTTGATGGAAGCCCCAGCATTAGGGCTACCCGATGTGGAAAAGCCTTTTACCCTTTTCGTTCATGAACGGCAGGGAGTGGCGATTGGCGTGCTGACTCAAGCGCTGGGCTCCTGGCAGCGCCCGGTCGCCTACCTCTCAAAGCAACTGGACTCAGTCGCTAAAGGATGGCCGAGCTGCATCCGAGCTGTCGCTGCGACAGCAGAACTCATCAAGGAAGCCGACAAGCTGACCTTGGGGCATGAGCTTGAAGTGCAGGTACCACACGCTGTCCTGACTCTGATGGACTATAAAGGTAACTATTGGTTCACAAATAGTCGGATGACGAAGTACCAAGCTATGATGTGTGAGAACCCACGAATCCGCTTGACTGTTACGGGAGCTCTAAACCCCGCATCCCTGCTGCCCATCAGTGACCAACCTATTGAGCACGACTGCATCCAGACCATGGATGAGATCTACTCCAGCCGCCCCGACTTGACGGACACCCCTTTGTCCGATCCAGATGTTGAGTATTACACAGATGGAAGCAGTTTCATGCAGGGCGAGCATCGTTATGCCGGCTACGCGGTCGTCACATGTCAGAGAACTGTGGAAGCACGACCTTTGCCGCCAGGAACATCTGCCCAGAAGGCCGAATTGATTGCCCTGACCCGTGCATTGGAACTGGCAGAAGGAGTGACTGCGAACATCTATACCGATTCCAAGTATGCCTTTTTGACTTTGCACGCCCATGGAGCCCTGTATAAGGAAAAAGGACTTATAAATGCTGCGGGGAAGGCCATCCGGTACGGTCCGGAAATTCTAAAACTATTAGAGGCTGTTTGGGCCCCACGCAAGGTCGCCGTGATGCACTGCCGGGCTCATCAAAAACCCCTTAGTCCCGTGAGTATGGGAAATCGGAGAGCCGATGAGGCTGCCAAATGGGCAGCAACCCAAGGTGTTGAGCAGAGACTAGAGGCGTCTGCTTACCCCGTGTTCCAGGTTAAATTGTCTGAATGGTGCCCCCGATATAGTAAAGCTGAGGAAGCGTGGGCCGAGGCCCAAGGGGCTTCCAAAACCCGAGTACAAGGGTGGATTCAGCTACCTGATAATAGGCTGGCTGTGCCTGATTCCCTCGCATGGCCCCTTGTGCTACAAGCACATGATGGAACTCATTTTGGGAAAACTGCATTGGCAGAACTATTGGATAGGCAAGTGTATATTGCAAAACTGCATAGCCTGTGTGAAAAAGCTGCCCTTCGTTGTGTTTCCTGCGCTCAGAACAACCCTAGGCAGGGTCCAAATCGTCCCCCAGGTATACAGCATATAGGGACAACTCCCTTTGAATCTATCATCACTGATTTTACCGAAATGCCTCGAGCAGGCTGTTGGAAATATTtgcttgtgtttgtgtgtaccTATTCTAACTGGATTGAAGCTTTTCCGACAAGAACGGAAAAGGCAGCAGAAGTAGTGAAACATTTATTGAAAAGCATACTCCCTTTCTGGGGTCTCCCAGTGACAATTTCCTCCGATAACGGACCAGCATTTGTCCATAAAATTGTACAGGAAGTGTCACGAGTGTTACACATTAATTGGAAGTTGCATGCAGCCTATAGACCACAGTCTTCGGGTAAATGCGAGCGGGCCAATAGGTCGATAAAAGCTCAGCTTTCAAAGTTGTGTCAGGAAACTAGTCTGAAATGGCCAGACGCATTGCCCATTGCCTTGTTTAGATTGCGTTGCATGCCCAAGAAGGGGCTAAAGGTTAGCCCATATGAAGTGGTTTTTGGTCGACCGCCACCTATTGTAAAAGGGATAAAAGGTGACCCGGCCCAGATTGGGAATCTTGTTTGGTTCCAAGAGATACAATCGCTGGGAAAAGCAATGAATGATGTATCTAAATATGTGTTAGAGACTCTCCCTTTGCAGGTTCATAATCCGGTCCACCCGTTCCAACCCGGGGACTCTGTGTGGGTAAAGATTTGGAGAACCCAGCCGCTCCAGCCACGGTGGAAAGGCCCGTTCACTGTCTTGCTTTCTACCCCAACTGCAGTTAAAGTCCAGGGACTGCCCAGGTGGATCCATTGGACGCATTTGAAGCGAGCGGCCACCGACTGGCAGGTGCAGCAAGCTCCCGGGAACGGGCTGCGACTGAAGCTCACAAGAAGAAATCgtcctctggacctcactcaccggaaGTAG